In a genomic window of Bordetella petrii:
- a CDS encoding PDDEXK family nuclease translates to MLSPYPTEHPLAGHTLAKSQQLPRLAGTIAVADRMNMIGKHPTVWDTDEAHRNEDSNRIPFPYIGDLLLFLADTQGAYCVNWTVKKNAAQFGTPAASMRRGDTRFNKSSDDSRHRLEEQYFADGGIRTVRVSAEEIDANLIANLTLLVSRESAYRGMAGHIRETALQAYKEILESGLPPISVIAEMTRILDCSRNDCLTLLYGAIWNRDLRVDLYVPVLPDRPLRRERSDVLTDYRHWFAR, encoded by the coding sequence ATGCTCAGCCCGTACCCAACGGAGCATCCCCTTGCCGGGCATACGTTGGCCAAATCACAACAGCTTCCTCGCCTCGCTGGAACGATCGCGGTCGCCGATCGAATGAACATGATAGGAAAGCATCCCACTGTCTGGGATACCGATGAGGCTCACCGCAACGAGGATTCGAACCGTATCCCATTTCCCTACATTGGAGACCTACTTCTATTCCTTGCGGACACCCAAGGCGCGTACTGCGTCAACTGGACAGTTAAAAAAAATGCTGCACAGTTCGGTACGCCCGCCGCCTCTATGCGGCGAGGTGACACTAGGTTCAATAAGAGCTCGGATGATTCTCGCCACCGACTCGAAGAGCAATACTTCGCTGACGGGGGAATTCGCACCGTTCGAGTCTCAGCCGAGGAAATCGATGCCAACCTGATCGCAAATCTCACGCTACTGGTCAGCCGGGAATCTGCGTACCGTGGCATGGCTGGCCATATACGAGAAACGGCACTACAGGCGTACAAAGAGATTCTCGAGTCGGGGCTGCCTCCTATCTCCGTAATCGCTGAGATGACGCGAATCCTAGATTGCTCGCGCAATGATTGCCTGACCCTTCTATACGGCGCGATCTGGAACCGCGATCTCCGCGTGGATCTGTACGTCCCAGTGCTGCCCGACAGGCCGCTCAGAAGGGAACGATCGGATGTCCTGACTGATTATCGGCATTGGTTTGCGAGGTAA